One genomic region from Streptomyces sp. Li-HN-5-11 encodes:
- a CDS encoding DMT family transporter: MSVLVLVLAVSAACCLGLGFVLQQNAAQQAPLSDFLSPRLLLDLMKVPRWLGGLGLMIAGMVLGAVALGRGEISLVEPLLATNLLFALALSRRQTRQPLGRQGWIGLALLAGGVTAFIVAGQPRAGSAVTNPLRHWLIIGAMVGLALVLTTYAKRSRLSWGPVLLATAAGLLYGLQDALTRVSGQRFSAGGWTELFTGWQPYALLVIGATGLVLVQSAFETAPLRMSLPALTAAEPLAGIACGVGFLGDRLRTDTGALAWEAAGLAAIVAGIVLLGLHPAMPCGTAVNEQEADLQRR, translated from the coding sequence GTGTCGGTTCTGGTTCTAGTACTCGCCGTCAGTGCCGCCTGCTGCCTGGGACTCGGATTCGTGCTGCAGCAGAACGCGGCCCAGCAGGCGCCCCTCAGCGACTTCCTCTCCCCGCGACTGCTGCTGGACCTGATGAAGGTTCCGCGGTGGCTGGGCGGCCTCGGGCTGATGATCGCCGGAATGGTCCTGGGCGCCGTCGCCCTGGGGCGGGGCGAGATCTCGCTGGTGGAGCCGCTGCTGGCGACGAACCTGCTGTTCGCCCTGGCGCTCTCCCGAAGACAGACCCGGCAACCGCTCGGCCGCCAGGGCTGGATCGGGCTCGCGCTCCTGGCGGGCGGCGTGACGGCCTTCATCGTGGCGGGCCAGCCGCGCGCGGGCAGCGCCGTCACCAATCCGCTGCGGCACTGGCTGATCATCGGCGCCATGGTGGGCTTGGCCCTGGTGCTGACCACCTACGCCAAGCGTTCGCGGCTGAGCTGGGGCCCGGTCCTCCTGGCGACGGCCGCCGGACTGCTCTACGGCCTGCAGGACGCGCTGACCCGGGTGAGCGGCCAGCGGTTCTCGGCGGGCGGCTGGACGGAACTGTTCACCGGCTGGCAGCCCTACGCCCTGCTGGTGATCGGCGCCACCGGGCTGGTCCTGGTGCAGAGCGCGTTCGAGACGGCGCCCCTGCGCATGTCGCTGCCCGCGCTGACCGCCGCCGAGCCCCTGGCCGGGATCGCCTGCGGGGTGGGCTTCCTCGGCGACCGCCTGCGGACCGACACCGGGGCACTGGCCTGGGAGGCGGCCGGTCTCGCGGCCATCGTCGCGGGCATCGTCCTCCTCGGGCTCCACCCGGCGATGCCGTGCGGCACCGCGGTGAACGAGCAGGAAGCCGACCTGCAGCGACGCTGA
- a CDS encoding NUDIX domain-containing protein, producing the protein MSAADEILDIVDENDQVVGRSPRGEAYAKGLRHRCSFIQVRDAEGRVFVHRRTPSKLVFPSLYDMFVGGVVGAGESYDDAALREAEEELGVSGLHRPEYLFKFLYDDGAGHSWWSAVYQVRCDLPVRPQVEEVAWHDFLPEDEVERRLREWEWVPDGLAAYERLKAYRSMG; encoded by the coding sequence ATGAGCGCTGCAGACGAGATCCTCGACATCGTCGACGAGAACGACCAGGTCGTCGGCCGGTCACCGCGCGGCGAGGCCTACGCCAAGGGGCTGCGGCACCGCTGCTCCTTCATCCAGGTCCGGGACGCCGAGGGCCGTGTCTTCGTCCACCGCCGCACACCGTCCAAGCTGGTCTTTCCCTCCCTCTACGACATGTTCGTCGGCGGGGTCGTCGGCGCGGGCGAGTCCTACGACGACGCGGCCCTGCGCGAGGCCGAGGAGGAGCTGGGGGTCAGCGGGCTGCACCGCCCCGAGTACCTCTTCAAGTTCCTCTACGACGACGGTGCCGGCCACTCGTGGTGGTCGGCGGTGTACCAGGTCCGCTGCGACCTCCCGGTGCGGCCGCAGGTGGAGGAGGTCGCCTGGCACGACTTCCTGCCCGAGGACGAGGTGGAGCGGCGTCTGCGGGAGTGGGAGTGGGTGCCGGACGGGCTGGCCGCCTACGAGCGGCTGAAGGCGTACCGGTCGATGGGATGA
- a CDS encoding DUF202 domain-containing protein, producing MIDFVRNVRLWFTPEEVRQEGRTPDYRFSLANERTFLAWLRTALALIGGGFAVDQFLPDLRWAWRIGLALALLAAGVLCSLRAVDHWVRCERAMRRGEDLPASRFPALLGVVVAVVAVAMVIVVLAGWAG from the coding sequence GTGATCGACTTCGTACGGAACGTCCGCCTGTGGTTCACGCCCGAGGAGGTCCGGCAGGAGGGCCGTACGCCCGACTACCGCTTCTCACTGGCGAACGAGCGCACCTTCCTGGCCTGGCTGCGCACCGCGCTCGCGCTGATCGGCGGCGGTTTCGCGGTGGACCAGTTCCTGCCGGACCTGCGCTGGGCCTGGCGCATCGGTCTGGCGCTCGCGCTGCTCGCCGCGGGTGTGCTGTGCTCGCTGCGTGCGGTCGACCACTGGGTGCGCTGCGAGCGGGCGATGCGCCGCGGCGAGGACCTTCCGGCCTCCCGCTTCCCGGCCCTCCTCGGCGTCGTCGTCGCGGTCGTCGCCGTCGCCATGGTGATCGTCGTGCTCGCCGGATGGGCGGGATGA
- a CDS encoding DUF202 domain-containing protein has product MTGPEGNAGDAEQDRDPGLQPERTRLAWRRTTLACTVAAVLAGKSALHGGVTPSGVVVCALCCALWLCFLVMAHLRIRALSRTAGPPALAPRHAAAATLCTVALAVCAAVLVF; this is encoded by the coding sequence ATGACCGGGCCGGAGGGGAACGCGGGGGACGCGGAACAGGACCGGGACCCCGGTCTGCAGCCCGAGCGGACGCGGCTGGCCTGGCGGCGGACGACACTGGCCTGCACGGTCGCCGCCGTCCTCGCCGGGAAGTCGGCCCTGCACGGCGGCGTCACGCCGAGCGGGGTCGTCGTCTGCGCCCTGTGCTGCGCGCTCTGGCTGTGCTTCCTGGTGATGGCCCACCTCCGCATCCGCGCCCTGTCCCGCACGGCGGGCCCGCCGGCCCTGGCCCCGCGGCACGCCGCGGCGGCGACCCTGTGCACGGTCGCCCTGGCCGTCTGCGCGGCGGTCCTGGTCTTCTGA
- a CDS encoding phosphotransferase family protein yields MSADHPPGLDLDRLRGLLDRERPGLAQGPLTGRLIEGGRSNLTYRVSDGTSRWVVRRPPLGHVLATAHDMKREHRVISALHPTNVPVPRPVLLCEDEEVLGAPFYVMEFVEGTPYRTADQLAPLGPERTRGAVLSLVDTLVGLHAVDPAEVGLADFGRPEGFLDRQLRRWGKQLDASRNRELAGIDELHAELGRRLPSSPAPAVVHGDYRLDNVLIGDDDRIRAILDWEMSTLGDPLTDLGLLVMYSMPLGMPDSPVSTTAEAPGHPAPAELIERYAARSGRDVSAVSWYTAFAWFKLAVILEGIHYRYTLGQTVGRGFDRIGDLVPVFIGHGLTTLQDGLQEG; encoded by the coding sequence ATGAGCGCCGACCACCCGCCAGGCCTCGATCTCGACCGGCTGCGCGGCCTGCTCGACCGCGAGCGGCCCGGCCTGGCGCAGGGCCCTCTGACCGGCCGGCTGATCGAGGGCGGACGGTCGAACCTCACGTACCGGGTCTCGGACGGCACCTCCCGGTGGGTCGTGCGGCGGCCTCCGCTGGGCCATGTGCTGGCGACCGCACACGACATGAAGCGCGAGCACCGGGTGATCAGCGCGCTGCACCCGACGAACGTGCCGGTGCCCCGGCCGGTGCTGCTGTGCGAGGACGAGGAGGTGCTCGGGGCGCCGTTCTACGTGATGGAGTTCGTCGAGGGCACGCCGTACCGCACGGCCGACCAGCTCGCCCCGCTCGGCCCGGAGCGCACCCGCGGCGCGGTGCTGTCCCTGGTGGACACGCTCGTCGGACTGCACGCGGTGGACCCGGCGGAGGTGGGCCTCGCGGACTTCGGCCGCCCCGAGGGCTTCCTGGACCGGCAACTGCGCCGCTGGGGAAAGCAGTTGGACGCCTCCCGCAACCGCGAGCTGGCAGGCATCGACGAGCTGCACGCGGAGCTCGGCCGCCGTCTGCCCTCCTCCCCGGCACCGGCCGTCGTGCACGGCGACTACCGCCTCGACAACGTCCTGATCGGGGACGACGACCGCATCAGGGCGATCCTCGACTGGGAGATGTCCACGCTCGGCGACCCGCTGACCGACCTGGGACTGCTGGTGATGTACAGCATGCCGCTCGGGATGCCGGACTCCCCCGTCTCCACGACCGCGGAGGCCCCCGGCCACCCGGCTCCCGCCGAGCTGATCGAGCGCTACGCGGCCCGCTCGGGGCGCGACGTCTCGGCCGTCTCCTGGTACACGGCGTTCGCCTGGTTCAAGCTCGCCGTGATCCTGGAGGGCATCCACTACCGCTACACGCTGGGCCAGACGGTCGGCCGGGGCTTCGACCGCATCGGCGACCTGGTCCCGGTCTTCATCGGGCACGGGCTGACGACTCTTCAAGACGGACTCCAGGAAGGCTGA
- a CDS encoding acyl-CoA dehydrogenase family protein: MDFAFDARTEELRAKLLAFMDEYVYPAEAVAEEQRAALASPWDTPAVVEELKAEARRQGLWNLFLPDAEYGAGLTNLQYAPLAEITGRSPQLAPTATNCAAPDTGNMEVLAQFGDERQRKQWLEPLLAGEIRSAFAMTEPEVASSDATNITTHIERDGDEYVVTGRKWYISGAMNPDCRIFIVMGKTDPDGADIRRQQSMVLVPRDTPGVTVQRAMRVFGYEDHYHGGHAEVVFDHARVPVSNLIGEEGGGFAIAQARLGPGRIHHCMRLIGMAERAIELMCRRAVSRTAFGKALAQQGVVHNWIADARVTVEQLRLLVLKTAWLMDTVGNKGAHTEIQAIKIATPRAVVDIIDRAIQLHGAGGVSQDFPLAELYAGARTLMIADGPDEVHQRSLARRELKKYL, translated from the coding sequence ATGGACTTCGCGTTCGACGCGCGCACCGAGGAACTGCGCGCCAAGCTGCTCGCCTTCATGGACGAGTACGTCTACCCGGCCGAGGCGGTGGCGGAGGAGCAGCGGGCCGCGCTGGCGTCCCCCTGGGACACCCCGGCCGTGGTGGAGGAGCTCAAGGCGGAGGCCCGCAGGCAGGGCCTGTGGAACCTCTTCCTCCCGGACGCCGAGTACGGCGCCGGGCTGACGAACCTCCAGTACGCCCCGCTCGCCGAGATCACCGGCCGCTCCCCGCAGCTCGCGCCCACCGCCACGAACTGCGCGGCTCCCGACACCGGCAACATGGAGGTGCTCGCGCAGTTCGGCGACGAGCGGCAGAGGAAGCAGTGGCTGGAGCCGCTGCTGGCCGGTGAGATCCGCTCGGCGTTCGCCATGACCGAGCCGGAGGTGGCCTCCTCGGACGCCACCAACATCACCACGCACATCGAGCGGGACGGCGACGAGTACGTGGTCACCGGCCGCAAGTGGTACATCTCCGGGGCGATGAACCCGGACTGCAGGATCTTCATCGTGATGGGCAAGACGGACCCGGACGGGGCGGACATCCGCCGTCAGCAGTCCATGGTGCTGGTGCCGCGCGACACGCCCGGCGTCACCGTGCAGCGCGCCATGCGGGTCTTCGGCTACGAGGACCACTACCACGGCGGCCACGCCGAGGTGGTCTTCGACCACGCGCGCGTGCCGGTGTCCAACCTCATCGGCGAGGAGGGCGGCGGCTTCGCCATCGCCCAGGCCCGCCTGGGTCCGGGCCGCATCCACCACTGCATGCGGCTGATCGGCATGGCCGAGCGGGCGATCGAGCTGATGTGCCGCAGGGCCGTCTCCCGGACCGCCTTCGGCAAGGCGCTGGCGCAGCAGGGCGTGGTGCACAACTGGATCGCGGACGCGCGCGTCACGGTCGAGCAGCTGCGGCTGCTGGTGCTGAAGACGGCCTGGCTGATGGACACGGTCGGCAACAAGGGCGCCCACACCGAGATCCAGGCCATCAAGATCGCCACGCCGCGGGCCGTGGTCGACATCATCGACCGGGCGATCCAGTTGCACGGCGCGGGCGGCGTCAGCCAGGACTTCCCGCTGGCGGAGCTGTACGCGGGCGCGCGGACGCTGATGATCGCCGACGGGCCGGACGAGGTGCACCAGCGGTCGCTGGCGCGGCGGGAGCTGAAGAAGTACCTGTGA
- a CDS encoding TetR/AcrR family transcriptional regulator, with protein MPRTTDSTGTPVPQRLLAAATRLFAERGYDRTSVQEIVEAAGVTKGALYHYFGSKDDLLHEVYARVLRVQQERLDAFADADEPVEKRLRAAAADVVVTTIENLDDAMIFFRSMHHLSPEKNKQVRAERRRYHERFRALVEEGQQAGVFSKATPADLVVDYHFGSVHHLSTWYRPDGPMSPQEVADHLADLLLRALRP; from the coding sequence GTGCCCAGGACGACGGACTCGACCGGCACGCCCGTACCGCAGCGGCTCCTGGCCGCCGCCACCCGGCTCTTCGCCGAGCGGGGATACGACCGCACCTCGGTACAGGAGATCGTCGAGGCGGCCGGCGTCACCAAGGGGGCGCTGTACCACTACTTCGGCTCCAAGGACGACCTCCTGCACGAGGTGTACGCGCGCGTGCTGCGCGTCCAGCAGGAGCGTCTCGACGCCTTCGCCGACGCCGACGAGCCCGTCGAGAAGAGACTGCGGGCCGCCGCCGCGGACGTCGTCGTCACCACGATCGAGAACCTCGACGACGCGATGATCTTCTTCCGGTCCATGCACCACCTCAGCCCGGAGAAGAACAAGCAGGTGCGCGCCGAGCGCAGGCGCTACCACGAGCGCTTCCGCGCGCTGGTGGAGGAGGGGCAGCAGGCGGGCGTCTTCTCGAAGGCGACGCCTGCCGACCTGGTGGTGGACTACCACTTCGGTTCCGTCCACCATCTGTCGACCTGGTACCGCCCGGACGGGCCGATGAGCCCCCAGGAGGTCGCCGACCACCTGGCCGACCTGCTGCTGCGCGCGCTGCGGCCGTAA
- a CDS encoding AMP-binding protein — MTASPASRYAARPWLALLDDAQRAPIDPADSLVHALRRVAAETPDSTFLAYFDARLSYREVDELTDSVAGHLAARGLQRGDRVAVLLQNSPHFVLAVLGAWKAGAIVVPVNPMYKSGEVSHVLRDGEVAGLVCSDRAWESYLREAVADSPVRIVLTGCELDFQTRDDMRVLTFERLPQAPDADDLVTVARAGHKAPEGRDPAPEGIALISYTSGTSGTPKGATNTHGNIMYNAERQRTGLGLPEAPVYFAMAPLFHITGMVCQFGACLNSAGTLVLAYRFEPGVVLEAFAEHRPHYTVGPSTAFMALAAHPSVTPDHFSSFEVISSGGAPLPPALVEKFRANFGPYIRNGYGLTECTAPCASVPPGREAPVDPASGTLAVGVPGPDTVVRIVDDRGEEVPFGEQGEIVVRGPQVVPGYWRRPDATAETFPDGELRTGDIGFMDEQGWLYVVDRKKDMINASGFKVWPREVEDVLYTHPAVREAAVVGVPDGYRGETVRAYISLRPGAETDPDALAAYCKERLAAYKYPRQVEILPDLPKTASGKILRRELRSRAHDSQ, encoded by the coding sequence GTGACCGCCTCTCCCGCATCCCGCTACGCGGCCAGGCCCTGGCTGGCCCTCCTGGACGACGCCCAGCGCGCCCCGATCGACCCGGCCGACTCCCTCGTGCACGCCCTGCGCCGGGTCGCCGCCGAGACCCCGGACAGCACCTTCCTCGCCTACTTCGACGCCCGCCTGAGCTACCGGGAGGTCGACGAGCTGACCGACTCGGTCGCCGGTCACCTCGCCGCCCGCGGTCTGCAGCGCGGCGACCGGGTCGCCGTCCTCCTGCAGAACTCCCCGCACTTCGTGCTCGCGGTCCTCGGCGCCTGGAAGGCGGGCGCGATCGTCGTCCCCGTCAACCCGATGTACAAGTCGGGGGAGGTCTCGCACGTGCTGCGCGACGGCGAGGTGGCCGGGCTCGTCTGCTCCGACCGGGCGTGGGAGTCGTATCTGCGCGAGGCGGTAGCCGACTCGCCGGTGCGGATCGTGCTGACGGGCTGTGAGCTGGACTTCCAGACCCGCGACGACATGCGCGTGCTCACCTTCGAGCGGCTGCCGCAGGCCCCGGACGCCGATGACCTGGTGACCGTCGCCCGTGCGGGCCACAAGGCCCCCGAGGGCCGCGACCCCGCTCCCGAGGGCATCGCGCTGATCAGCTACACCTCGGGCACCAGCGGCACCCCCAAGGGCGCCACCAACACCCACGGCAACATCATGTACAACGCGGAGCGGCAGCGGACCGGGCTGGGCCTGCCCGAGGCGCCGGTCTACTTCGCGATGGCGCCGCTGTTCCACATCACCGGCATGGTCTGCCAGTTCGGCGCCTGCCTGAACAGCGCGGGCACGCTGGTGCTGGCGTACCGCTTCGAGCCCGGGGTGGTCCTGGAGGCGTTCGCCGAGCACCGCCCGCACTACACCGTCGGCCCGTCGACCGCCTTCATGGCGCTGGCCGCGCACCCCTCCGTGACCCCGGACCACTTCTCCTCCTTCGAGGTCATCTCCTCGGGAGGCGCCCCGCTGCCGCCCGCGCTGGTGGAGAAGTTCCGCGCCAACTTCGGGCCGTACATCCGCAACGGCTACGGCCTCACCGAGTGCACCGCCCCCTGTGCCTCCGTCCCGCCCGGCCGCGAGGCGCCCGTCGACCCGGCATCCGGCACGCTGGCCGTCGGCGTGCCCGGACCGGACACGGTCGTCCGGATCGTCGACGACCGCGGCGAGGAGGTCCCCTTCGGCGAACAGGGCGAGATCGTCGTCCGCGGGCCGCAGGTGGTCCCCGGCTACTGGCGGCGCCCCGACGCCACCGCGGAGACCTTCCCGGACGGGGAACTGCGCACCGGGGACATCGGGTTCATGGACGAGCAGGGCTGGCTCTACGTCGTCGACCGCAAGAAGGACATGATCAACGCGTCCGGCTTCAAGGTGTGGCCGCGCGAGGTGGAGGACGTCCTCTACACGCACCCGGCGGTGCGCGAGGCGGCCGTCGTGGGGGTGCCCGACGGGTACCGGGGCGAGACCGTCAGGGCGTACATCAGTCTGCGCCCGGGCGCCGAGACGGACCCGGATGCGCTCGCCGCCTACTGCAAGGAGAGACTGGCCGCCTACAAATACCCGCGGCAGGTCGAGATCCTGCCGGACTTGCCGAAAACGGCGAGTGGGAAGATCCTCCGTCGGGAACTGCGTTCCCGCGCACACGACAGTCAGTAG
- a CDS encoding SDR family oxidoreductase has protein sequence MVETVQGAGVVVTGAGGGIGAALARRFAAEGARVVVNDLDAVKAGAVAEEIGGTALPGDASTVVDAARDVLGGTVDVYCANAGTASGGSEAAGEDVWARAWDVNVMAHVRAAHALLPAWLERGSGRFVSTVSAAGLLTMIGAAPYSVTKHGALAFAEWLSLTYRHRGIKVHAVCPQGVRTDMLAATGSAGDLVLQPTAIEPEDVADALFKGMAEDRFLILPHPEVAGYYQARATDPDRWLTNMNHIQQKWEETR, from the coding sequence ATGGTGGAAACCGTTCAGGGAGCGGGAGTGGTCGTCACCGGGGCCGGCGGCGGCATCGGGGCCGCGCTGGCCCGCCGGTTCGCGGCCGAGGGGGCCCGGGTGGTGGTCAACGACCTCGACGCCGTGAAGGCCGGGGCCGTCGCCGAGGAGATCGGCGGCACAGCCCTCCCGGGTGACGCCTCGACGGTCGTCGACGCGGCCCGCGACGTGCTCGGCGGCACCGTCGACGTCTACTGCGCCAACGCGGGGACCGCCTCGGGCGGTTCCGAGGCGGCCGGCGAGGACGTCTGGGCGCGCGCCTGGGACGTCAACGTCATGGCCCACGTCCGCGCGGCCCACGCCCTGCTCCCGGCCTGGCTGGAGCGCGGCAGCGGGCGCTTCGTCTCCACCGTCTCCGCGGCCGGACTGCTCACCATGATCGGCGCCGCCCCCTACAGCGTCACCAAGCACGGCGCCCTCGCCTTCGCCGAGTGGCTGTCGCTGACGTACCGCCACCGGGGGATCAAGGTCCATGCCGTCTGCCCGCAGGGCGTGCGCACCGACATGCTGGCCGCGACCGGCAGTGCGGGCGACCTCGTCCTGCAGCCCACCGCGATCGAACCGGAGGACGTCGCCGACGCCCTGTTCAAGGGCATGGCCGAGGACCGCTTCCTGATCCTGCCGCACCCCGAGGTCGCCGGGTACTACCAGGCCCGGGCCACCGACCCCGACCGCTGGCTGACGAACATGAACCACATCCAGCAGAAGTGGGAGGAGACCCGGTGA
- a CDS encoding serine-threonine protein kinase → MTDPEMCVAPYWELTFDADGDVDGAERDRLLAGLAGQGVRDLIVFAHGWNNDRSGATRLYSHFFAPVPGLAPAARIGYVGVVWPSMRFCDEPIPDFPRSAAAGPVPGQALDKDTRRALVETFPDRATVVDRIARILDGQPREGAGLEEFGRLVRLLVEEVPAGPQASFAADTVTEGVPQSEPAMLSRPAAEVCAEFAEALARLEAPDGQECFTLPNPWDGAKELLRQATYYAMKRRAGTVGERGLGPAVGRLAQAAPDVRVHLVGHSFGGRLVSFALRGLPEGLRAVKSVTLLQGAFSHYAFAERLPDDPRTGGVLQGLERRVDGPVVCCFSHFDSALGTFYPMASLMADDDRSVAGFGIGSLLGARWGAMGHDGVQAVPGTRACTLADALASPLPASGCVSVDAAAVVRSGGPPAGAHSDIVHPELARVVLAAGRIR, encoded by the coding sequence ATGACGGATCCGGAGATGTGCGTGGCTCCCTACTGGGAGCTGACCTTCGACGCGGACGGGGACGTGGACGGCGCGGAGCGCGACCGGCTGCTCGCCGGCCTCGCCGGGCAGGGCGTACGCGATCTGATCGTCTTCGCCCACGGCTGGAACAACGACCGCTCGGGCGCGACCCGGCTCTACAGTCACTTCTTCGCGCCCGTCCCGGGCCTCGCGCCGGCCGCGCGGATCGGGTACGTGGGCGTGGTGTGGCCGTCGATGCGCTTCTGCGACGAGCCGATCCCCGACTTCCCCCGGTCCGCGGCGGCCGGACCGGTGCCGGGCCAGGCGCTCGACAAGGACACCCGGCGCGCGCTCGTGGAGACCTTCCCGGACCGGGCCACGGTGGTGGACCGGATCGCGCGGATCCTCGACGGGCAGCCGCGCGAGGGGGCCGGGCTGGAGGAGTTCGGGCGGCTGGTGCGGCTGCTGGTCGAGGAGGTGCCTGCGGGGCCGCAGGCGTCCTTCGCGGCGGACACGGTGACGGAGGGGGTGCCGCAGAGCGAGCCCGCGATGCTCTCGCGGCCCGCGGCGGAGGTCTGCGCCGAGTTCGCCGAGGCCCTGGCGCGGCTCGAAGCCCCGGACGGGCAGGAGTGCTTCACGCTGCCGAACCCGTGGGACGGCGCGAAGGAACTGCTGCGTCAGGCGACGTACTACGCGATGAAGCGGCGGGCGGGCACGGTCGGCGAGCGGGGGCTGGGCCCGGCGGTCGGCCGGCTCGCGCAGGCGGCGCCGGACGTACGGGTCCACCTGGTGGGGCACAGCTTCGGCGGGCGTCTGGTGTCGTTCGCGCTGCGCGGGCTGCCCGAGGGGTTGCGCGCGGTGAAGTCCGTGACGCTGCTCCAAGGGGCTTTCTCGCACTACGCGTTCGCCGAGCGGCTGCCGGACGACCCGCGCACGGGAGGGGTGCTGCAGGGCCTGGAGCGGCGCGTCGACGGCCCTGTGGTGTGCTGCTTCTCCCACTTCGACTCGGCCCTCGGCACCTTCTATCCGATGGCCTCGCTCATGGCGGACGACGACCGGTCGGTGGCGGGCTTCGGCATCGGCTCCCTGCTCGGGGCCAGGTGGGGTGCGATGGGGCACGACGGGGTGCAGGCGGTGCCGGGCACACGCGCGTGCACCCTCGCCGACGCGCTGGCCTCGCCGCTGCCGGCGTCGGGGTGCGTGAGCGTCGACGCGGCCGCGGTGGTCAGGAGCGGGGGGCCGCCGGCCGGGGCGCACAGCGACATCGTGCACCCCGAGCTCGCCCGGGTGGTGCTGGCGGCGGGCCGCATCCGCTGA